A single window of Aspergillus flavus chromosome 4, complete sequence DNA harbors:
- a CDS encoding putative 1-phosphatidylinositol-bisphosphate phosphodiesterase Plc1 has protein sequence MAYAATSSASTVNGDARSSLKLTASSSNPPKLHHVITSIPPAPNPSSAPSYTSSLTTTPNSLRPAYFPSNASSPSGTPLQIATDGLRGRIPPFPAIPSTTFELGESVMAVPGNAPASGSGDAVISNSKGPGLMRRISRGAANKLTRRRQSASHNEKRDRSSGPVTMRRRSDSKTGSQNGRDNALESSNEEDSNDALDSLGVWCGSESSSLPNESFMAASRHTGTIAPKIDSAIQRGTVLTKVTKKRRKQVRFFLDLDAGKVYWDVSNPAKRFYIDDIKEIRVGVDARNYREEHQIPQDTENRWFTIVIADDERSKGRTVKTLHLIAPNTPILELWTTTLEHISRYRIGLMAGLAGSGQSEAVLKAHWQREMSRLFPHGTRSAEQGSLDFGAVESICRSLHINCSKNMLRAQFSKADSDVNGKLNFSQFQNFVARLKERKDVKEIFKDSATDAKAGLSVDEFLKFLRNIQNENVDSDRSYWVSVFDKCVRKSKSRVPSIPEFEEEQVPRMDLDAFSSFLASPWNGLYASRAPQSRFDRPLNEYFISSSHNTYLLGRQVAGASSTEAYISALQKGCRCVEIDCWDGADGRPIVSHGRTMTTSVLFADCITVINRYAFITTDFPLILSLEVHCNPEQQLAMVKIMKDTFKDQLVLEPLLTNSFVLPSPEELKGRILVKVKTCDELQEGVRQEPVGTFAVHGRKRSASSPFIRPTASESSAITSLPPLSSPPTLGLETVGSFLTQDRRSFTTTSISSAAEESDGALATIRKEKKRRQKSKITKPLSDLGVYTRGYKWHSFSSAESQRYNHVYSFAERSFEGICRDAENKALFEKHNRKYLTRVYPSGFRLRSSNFDPLKFWRRGVQMAALNWQTYDIGMQMNQAMFAAGSDRTGYVLKPESLRALCPADEEKTKATEWKLVRFSVDVISAQQLPRPRSIGPDDKINPYVEIEMFSADDRGQSFVYGEGGMNASARNGMSGIGFPHRRRTKIEQSNGYSPIFNDRFRLSLETKYPDLVFVRWTIWSSQDGRSAGSNSSVQLATFTAKLSSLSQGYRYLPLYDGGGDQYLFSTLFCKITKEDPVSVQRLDAEELRAERMGILRQIGQTVFKRTSSTERERGNDMATSAEDKDSSPDLTPTVSAASTSSLPP, from the coding sequence ATGGCCTACGCCGCTACCTCGTCGGCTTCGACCGTCAATGGCGATGCCCGCTCTAGCTTAAAGCTCACTGCTTCATcctccaaccccccaaaGCTACATCATGTCATCACATCTATCCCTCCTGCCCCCAATCCTTCATCAGCACCATCGTATACCTCTTCTCTAACTACCACTCCCAATTCTTTACGCCCCGCCTATTTTCCTTCAAATGCTTCAAGCCCCTCAGGCACGCCTTTACAGATTGCTACCGACGGTCTCCGAGGACGTATACCTCCCTTCCCTGCTATCCCTTCTACCACGTTCGAGCTCGGGGAGTCCGTGATGGCCGTCCCAGGAAATGCTCCTGCCTCTGGATCGGGGGATGCAGTCATCTCGAATTCCAAAGGTCCGGGCTTGATGCGCAGAATTTCCCGTGGCGCCGCAAACAAGCTTACTCGAAGACGTCAATCTGCTTCCCACAATGAAAAGCGCGACCGCAGCTCCGGCCCCGTGACTATGCGGAGACGCAGTGACAGCAAGACCGGATCTCAGAACGGCCGCGACAACGCACTCGAATCTAGTAACGAGGAAGACAGCAACGATGCTCTTGACTCCCTCGGTGTTTGGTGCGGATCAGAGTCATCCAGTTTACCAAATGAAAGTTTCATGGCAGCCTCCCGCCACACCGGCACAATCGCGCCAAAGATTGATTCGGCGATTCAGCGTGGGACTGTCTTGACGAAAGTTACAAAGAAGCGCAGAAAGCAAGTCCGTTTCTTCCTAGACCTAGATGCGGGCAAGGTCTACTGGGATGTCTCAAATCCGGCTAAACGCTTTTACATTGAcgatatcaaggaaattcGGGTTGGCGTGGACGCACGGAATTACCGCGAGGAGCACCAGATTCCACAAGACACCGAAAATCGCTGGTTCACAATTGTTATCGCCGATGACGAGCGGTCCAAAGGTCGCACTGTCAAAACGCTGCACCTTATTGCCCCAAATACTCCTATCCTGGAGCTTTGGACCACGACTCTAGAACATATCTCCCGATACAGGATAGGTCTTATGGCTGGCCTGGCTGGTTCCGGTCAGAGTGAGGCAGTCCTGAAGGCGCATTGGCAGCGTGAGATGTCGAGATTGTTCCCTCATGGAACCAGGTCGGCTGAGCAGGGGAGTCTTGATTTTGGAGCCGTGGAGAGCATTTGTCGCAGTCTACATATCAATTGCTCCAAGAACATGCTTCGCGCTCAATTTTCCAAAGCTGATTCTGATGTCAACGGCAAGTTGAACTTCTCACAATTTCAGAATTTTGTTGCTCGCTTGAAAGAGCGGAAAGACGTAAAGGAGATCTTCAAGGATAGCGCCACGGATGCCAAAGCTGGCCTGAGCGTTGATGAATTCTTGAAATTCCTGCGAAACATCCAGAATGAGAACGTTGACTCTGATCGAAGTTATTGGGTCTCGGTTTTCGACAAGTGTGTACGCAAGTCTAAATCGCGGGTCCCAAGCATCCCGGAGTTTGAGGAGGAGCAAGTCCCTCGAATGGATCTTGATgcattttcctctttccttGCGTCTCCATGGAACGGGTTATACGCCTCACGTGCTCCCCAATCGCGATTCGACCGTCCCTTGAACGAATACTTCATCTCGAGTTCCCACAATACCTATCTTTTAGGCCGCCAGGTCGCGGGAGCGTCCAGCACAGAGGCATACATAAGTGCTTTGCAAAAAGGATGCCGTTGTGTAGAGATCGACTGTTGGGATGGGGCTGATGGCCGACCAATTGTGTCCCATGGAAGAACTATGACCACGAGCGTTCTGTTTGCCGACTGTATCACCGTCATCAATCGCTATGCATTCATAACTACAGATTTTCCTCTCATTTTGTCTCTCGAGGTACATTGTAACCCGGAGCAGCAACTGGCAATGGTCAAAATCATGAAGGATACCTTCAAAGATCAGCTCGTCCTGGAGCCGCTATTAACAAATAGTTTTGTCCTTCCCTCGCCCGAAGAGCTGAAGGGACGCATTCTTGTCAAGGTAAAGACCTGTGACGAGCTCCAAGAGGGTGTACGACAGGAACCCGTCGGCACATTCGCCGTTCACGGCCGTAAACGCAGCGCAAGCTCTCCCTTCATACGGCCGACGGCATCTGAAAGCTCAGCAATCACCAGTCTGCCTCCTCTGTCTAGCCCTCCGACGCTTGGACTGGAAACCGTTGGCTCATTTTTGACCCAAGATAGACGCTCGTTCACAACCACCAGTATTAGCAGTGCCGCGGAGGAAAGTGATGGCGCATTGGCGACaatcaggaaagaaaagaaaaggcgccagaagagcaagatcaCTAAACCCCTGTCTGATCTAGGTGTCTACACCCGAGGGTACAAGTGGCACAGCTTCTCGTCCGCTGAAAGTCAACGGTATAATCATGTCTACTCCTTCGCCGAACGATCATTCGAGGGTATCTGCCGTGACGCTGAAAACAAGGCTCTTTTCGAAAAGCACAACCGAAAATATCTGACTCGGGTCTATCCATCCGGCTTCCGCTTGAGATCTTCGAACTTCGATCCCCTTAAATTTTGGCGTCGCGGTGTTCAGATGGCGGCCTTGAACTGGCAAACATACGACATAGGCATGCAGATGAACCAGGCCATGTTTGCTGCTGGGAGCGATCGAACTGGTTACGTGCTTAAACCCGAGTCTCTTCGCGCCTTGTGCCCAGCCGACGAAGAGAAAACGAAGGCTACAGAGTGGAAGCTTGTTCGATTCTCAGTGGACGTTATCTCTGCCCAACAACTTCCTCGCCCTCGCAGCATTGGCCCCGATGATAAAATCAACCCTTACGTGGAGATTGAAATGTTTAGTGCTGACGATCGTGGTCAGAGCTTCGTTTATGGTGAGGGTGGTATGAACGCATCCGCCCGTAATGGCATGTCGGGCATTGGATTTCCGCACCGTCGGCGCACGAAGATCGAGCAGAGCAATGGATATAGCCCAATCTTTAATGATCGCTTTAGGTTGTCGTTGGAGACTAAATATCCTGATTTGGTATTCGTTCGCTGGACTATCTGGAGCTCACAGGATGGGCGCAGTGCAGGAAGTAATAGCAGTGTCCAACTTGCCACGTTCACTGCAAAGCTTAGCAGCTTATCCCAAGGATACCGCTACTTGCCCCTGTATGATGGCGGCGGAGACCAATATCTGTTCTCAACCTTATTCTGCAAGATCACCAAAGAAGACCCGGTGTCTGTTCAGCGGCTTGACGCAGAAGAACTGCGAGCTGAGCGGATGGGTATTCTTCGACAAATTGGCCAGACTGTCTTTAAGCGCACGTCGTCTACGGAGCGCGAGAGGGGTAATGACATGGCAACGAGCGCAGAGGATAAGGACAGCTCTCCAGATCTGACACCAACGGTTTCTGCAGCGTCCACTTCATCGTTGCCTCCTTAA